One uncultured Carboxylicivirga sp. genomic window, ATGCCTGGAGTTGAACTTGGCGAATTTTGTGTGGTGGCTGCCAATAGTTTTGTTAATAAATCTTTTCCCCCTTTCTCAATTATAGGAGGTAATCCGGCAAAGTTAATTCGTTCTTTTACAGAAGGGGAGAAGAAGAATATATTAGGTTAAATAGTTACATATGATTAAGTTTCTTGATATACAAAAAATAACGGAAAGTTTTCAGCCAGAACTCTCTGAATCTGTTCATAAAGTTATTGATAAAGGATGGTATCTGCTTGGAGAGGAGACGCAGAAGTTTGAAAAAGAATATGCAGAGTTCATCGGATCTGAGTATTGTATTGGTGTTGGTAATGGATTAGATGCTTTACGGCTTATATTTAAAGCATATATCACTATGGGAGTAATGAAGGAAGGTGACGAAGTGATTGTTCCGGCCAATACCTATATCGCTTCTATATTAGCTATAACTGATAATAAATTGAAGCCTGTCTTAGTAGAACCAGATATCAATAGCTATAATCTAGACATCAGCCTTGTTGAAAAAGCTATAAGTCCAAAAACAAAAGCCATAATGGTTGTTCATCTTTATGGACAGGCCTGCTGGTCTGAACAATTGGAAAAAATAGCTAAGAATTATCAGTTAAAAATTGTTGAGGATAATGCTCAGGCAGCCGGTGCAGTTGTATCCAACTCATCACTTAAAATTCATCACTCTAAACATAAACGCACAGGCGCTTTAGGAGATGCTGCGGGCCATAGCTTTTACCCGGGTAAAAATTTAGGAGCTTTGGGAGATGGAGGATCAGTTACGACTAATGATCCCGAATTGGAGCAAGTTATCAGGGCCCTAGCAAATTATGGTAGTAAAGAAAAATATGTGAATGAATATCAAGGGTTAAATTCACGTCTGGATGAGATACAAGCTGCTGTTCTTCGAGTTAAATTGAAGCGTTTGGATCAGGATAATCAACGTCGTAGGGAAATAGCGACCTTTTACCTGGATAACATCAAACATCCCGATATAATACTACCATCAACCATCAACCATCAACTATCGACCATCAACTCTTTAGATCACGTTTGGCATTTATTTGTGATCAGGCATCCTGATAGGAATGGTTTACAGGACTATTTATCTAAAAATGGTGTACAGACATTAATCCACTATCCAATGCCTCCTAATAAACAATTAGCATTTAGAGAATGGAATAGTATGAATTTTCCGATTACAAATAGAATTCATGATGAAGTACTTAGCTTACCTATTAGTCAGATTATGAAAATGGAGGATGTTAATATTGTCGTAGAGTCTCTTAATGATTTAAAACTTTAATCAATGGAAGTAAAAATTTCCATAGTGATGCCTGTATATAATGGTGGTAAATTCTTAAGCGAAACACTGGAATCACTGTTTAAACAAAGTTTTAAGCAATTTGAATTGATTTGCATTAATGATAAGTCAATAGATAATTCATTGCAAATTCTTCATTATTATAAAGATAAACTTAATATGTTAATTATTAATAATGAGGAGAACATAGGTCTTGTACCAAGAATAATTAAAGATATTGGCCTTCCAAATTGTAAAGGTAATTATTACTTATATATGAGTCAGGACGATCTTTTAAGCCATGATTGTCTTGAGA contains:
- a CDS encoding DegT/DnrJ/EryC1/StrS family aminotransferase; protein product: MIKFLDIQKITESFQPELSESVHKVIDKGWYLLGEETQKFEKEYAEFIGSEYCIGVGNGLDALRLIFKAYITMGVMKEGDEVIVPANTYIASILAITDNKLKPVLVEPDINSYNLDISLVEKAISPKTKAIMVVHLYGQACWSEQLEKIAKNYQLKIVEDNAQAAGAVVSNSSLKIHHSKHKRTGALGDAAGHSFYPGKNLGALGDGGSVTTNDPELEQVIRALANYGSKEKYVNEYQGLNSRLDEIQAAVLRVKLKRLDQDNQRRREIATFYLDNIKHPDIILPSTINHQLSTINSLDHVWHLFVIRHPDRNGLQDYLSKNGVQTLIHYPMPPNKQLAFREWNSMNFPITNRIHDEVLSLPISQIMKMEDVNIVVESLNDLKL